The Sylvia atricapilla isolate bSylAtr1 chromosome 3, bSylAtr1.pri, whole genome shotgun sequence genome has a window encoding:
- the OGFRL1 gene encoding opioid growth factor receptor-like protein 1 isoform X2, whose amino-acid sequence MGSLLSGVSFKEPTTVEDCDSTWETDSEPEAAEPRRQEGVCAAAGGGEEPPEPPAADCRPREPPPAPPAQEDAERAEADAASSEQSGDGTELTAKPKRSFYAARDLYKYRHQYPNFKDLRYQNDLCNLRFYKNKIPFKPDGVYIEEVLNKWKGDYEKLEHNHTYIQWLFPLREQGLNFYAKELTTYEIEEFKKTKEAIRRFLLAYKMMLEFFGIKLIDKTGNVARAANWQERFQHLNESQHNYLRITRILKSLGELGYESFKSPLVKFILHEALVEDTIPNIKQSALEYFVYTIRDRRERRKLLRFAQQHYTPSEHFIWGPPRKQKSEGSKANKKPASPVSIPNSHISKHKKLKEPKNTSVSGSSAGKITEEKKVEFTKNGEENDQDEQEVNCDAVGQNSSEKNSDSDTSQLSKSEEIHDNTDRKEDTTHSKKDDENLNNDSGNHPGFIEEDLCNAENSSNDTSADLQDNLDKDALSGGTTAKAKDELKP is encoded by the exons ATGGGCAGCCTGCTGAGCGGGGTCAGCTTCAAGGAGCCCACCACGGTGGAGGACTGCGACTCCACCTGGGAGACCGACTCGGAGCCCGAGGCGGCGGAGCCGCGGCGGCAGGAGGGGGTGTGCGCCGCCGCGGGAGGCGGGGAAGAGCCGCCCGAGCCGCCCGCCGCCGACTGCCggccccgggagccgccgccggccccgccggcgCAGGAGGACGCGGAGCGGGCAGAGGCGGACGCCGCCAGCTCCGAGCAG AGTGGTGATGGAACCGAGCTGACAGCCAAGCCAAAGAGAAGCTTCTATGCAGCAAGAGATTTATACAAGTACCGACACCAGTATCCA AACTTTAAAGATCTTCGGTATCAAAATGACTTGTGCAATCTCCggttttacaaaaataaaatcccgTTTAAACCTGATG GTGTTTATATTGAAGAGGTCCTAAATAAATGGAAAGGAGACTATGAAAAACTGGAACATAACCACACTTACATACAGTG GCTTTTTCCACTGAGGGAACAAGGTCTGAACTTCTATGCTAAAGAATTAACTACATATGAAATTGAG GaattcaagaaaacaaaagaagcaaTTAGAAGATTCCTTTTGGCTTACAAAATGATGTTGGAGTTTTTTGGAATAAAACTAATTGATAAAACTGGAAACGTAGCACGAGCTGCTAACTGGCAAGAAAGATTTCAGCATTTGAATGA GTCTCAGCATAACTACTTGAGAATCACTCGAATTCTGAAAAGTCTTGGTGAACTTGGATATGAGAGTTTCAAATCTCCCCTGGTAAAATTTATTCTGCATGAAGCTCTTGTGGAAGATACCATTCCCAACATTAAGCAAAGTGCTCTAGAATATTTTGTGTATACTATCAGAGACcgaagagaaaggaggaaactGCTGAGATTTGCCCAGCAACATTATACACCCTCAGAGCATTTTATCTGGGGACCcccaagaaaacagaagtcagagggaagcaaagcaaataaaaagccaGCATCTCCAGTTTCTATTCCCAATAGTCATATTTCTAAGCATAAGAAACTGAAAGAGCCTAAGAATACATCAGTGAGTGGAAGCTCAGCTGgtaaaataactgaagaaaaaaaggtagaatTCACaaaaaatggggaagaaaatgaTCAGGATGAACAAGAAGTGAACTGTGATGCTGTTGGGCAGAACAGCAGTGAAAAGAACAGTGACAGTGATACCAGTCAGCTTtcaaaatcagaagaaattcaTGATAATACAGACAGAAAGGAGGACACTACTCATTCCaaaaaagatgatgaaaatcTGAACAATGACTCTGGAAATCACCCAGGCTTTATAGAGGAAGATTTATGTAATGCTGAGAATTCTTCAAATGATACATCAGCAGATCTACAAGATAACCTTGACAAGGATGCACTTTCAGGGGGGACCACCGCAAAAGCTAAGGATGAGCTCAAACCATGA
- the OGFRL1 gene encoding opioid growth factor receptor-like protein 1 isoform X1, with amino-acid sequence MGSLLSGVSFKEPTTVEDCDSTWETDSEPEAAEPRRQEGVCAAAGGGEEPPEPPAADCRPREPPPAPPAQEDAERAEADAASSEQSGDGTELTAKPKRSFYAARDLYKYRHQYPQNFKDLRYQNDLCNLRFYKNKIPFKPDGVYIEEVLNKWKGDYEKLEHNHTYIQWLFPLREQGLNFYAKELTTYEIEEFKKTKEAIRRFLLAYKMMLEFFGIKLIDKTGNVARAANWQERFQHLNESQHNYLRITRILKSLGELGYESFKSPLVKFILHEALVEDTIPNIKQSALEYFVYTIRDRRERRKLLRFAQQHYTPSEHFIWGPPRKQKSEGSKANKKPASPVSIPNSHISKHKKLKEPKNTSVSGSSAGKITEEKKVEFTKNGEENDQDEQEVNCDAVGQNSSEKNSDSDTSQLSKSEEIHDNTDRKEDTTHSKKDDENLNNDSGNHPGFIEEDLCNAENSSNDTSADLQDNLDKDALSGGTTAKAKDELKP; translated from the exons ATGGGCAGCCTGCTGAGCGGGGTCAGCTTCAAGGAGCCCACCACGGTGGAGGACTGCGACTCCACCTGGGAGACCGACTCGGAGCCCGAGGCGGCGGAGCCGCGGCGGCAGGAGGGGGTGTGCGCCGCCGCGGGAGGCGGGGAAGAGCCGCCCGAGCCGCCCGCCGCCGACTGCCggccccgggagccgccgccggccccgccggcgCAGGAGGACGCGGAGCGGGCAGAGGCGGACGCCGCCAGCTCCGAGCAG AGTGGTGATGGAACCGAGCTGACAGCCAAGCCAAAGAGAAGCTTCTATGCAGCAAGAGATTTATACAAGTACCGACACCAGTATCCA cAGAACTTTAAAGATCTTCGGTATCAAAATGACTTGTGCAATCTCCggttttacaaaaataaaatcccgTTTAAACCTGATG GTGTTTATATTGAAGAGGTCCTAAATAAATGGAAAGGAGACTATGAAAAACTGGAACATAACCACACTTACATACAGTG GCTTTTTCCACTGAGGGAACAAGGTCTGAACTTCTATGCTAAAGAATTAACTACATATGAAATTGAG GaattcaagaaaacaaaagaagcaaTTAGAAGATTCCTTTTGGCTTACAAAATGATGTTGGAGTTTTTTGGAATAAAACTAATTGATAAAACTGGAAACGTAGCACGAGCTGCTAACTGGCAAGAAAGATTTCAGCATTTGAATGA GTCTCAGCATAACTACTTGAGAATCACTCGAATTCTGAAAAGTCTTGGTGAACTTGGATATGAGAGTTTCAAATCTCCCCTGGTAAAATTTATTCTGCATGAAGCTCTTGTGGAAGATACCATTCCCAACATTAAGCAAAGTGCTCTAGAATATTTTGTGTATACTATCAGAGACcgaagagaaaggaggaaactGCTGAGATTTGCCCAGCAACATTATACACCCTCAGAGCATTTTATCTGGGGACCcccaagaaaacagaagtcagagggaagcaaagcaaataaaaagccaGCATCTCCAGTTTCTATTCCCAATAGTCATATTTCTAAGCATAAGAAACTGAAAGAGCCTAAGAATACATCAGTGAGTGGAAGCTCAGCTGgtaaaataactgaagaaaaaaaggtagaatTCACaaaaaatggggaagaaaatgaTCAGGATGAACAAGAAGTGAACTGTGATGCTGTTGGGCAGAACAGCAGTGAAAAGAACAGTGACAGTGATACCAGTCAGCTTtcaaaatcagaagaaattcaTGATAATACAGACAGAAAGGAGGACACTACTCATTCCaaaaaagatgatgaaaatcTGAACAATGACTCTGGAAATCACCCAGGCTTTATAGAGGAAGATTTATGTAATGCTGAGAATTCTTCAAATGATACATCAGCAGATCTACAAGATAACCTTGACAAGGATGCACTTTCAGGGGGGACCACCGCAAAAGCTAAGGATGAGCTCAAACCATGA